One window of Salmo salar chromosome ssa11, Ssal_v3.1, whole genome shotgun sequence genomic DNA carries:
- the enp2 gene encoding Ectonucleoside triphosphate diphosphohydrolase 2: MAKRRCHIFATVALLLFGIVAILLLTIPTDDLTEPPEFMYGIVLDAGSSHTAMYIYKWPADKQNGTGVVTQHTECHPKGGGISSYAGQQREAGRSLQSCLDQATREIPRARHHLTPVYLGATAGMRLLNISSPVQSAQILKEVGHTIQSYPFHYQGAAILSGQEEGAYGWVTVNYLLENFIKYGFVGHWLSPGRQTVGALDFGGASTQITFVTKDEVEDKRDRMKLRLYGRDYSLYTHSFLCYGRDQVFKRLLAHLVTAQGHTGKMLSHPCFPAGYNVTMKVGTLFDSPCTVGQTPSSGYNPQAALSVEGSGDYDHCLGNMTEIFSFHSCPFSQCSFDKVFQPNVSGSFMAFSAFFYIHQFLQTTTGILVATPAQLEEATRAVCNMSINEMLVLAPYQKPRLQDFCAASVFTKVLFTRGYGFDEISFPRISFQKKAGDASVGWALGYMLSLSSLLPGESIGLRKALKPGAWAALLFLFTLLLTAALMYISLQACRGKKKRSSDIAS; encoded by the exons taTGGGATAGTCCTGGACGCAGGCTCCTCTCACACAGCCATGTACATCTACAAGTGGCCGGCAGACAAGCAGAATGGCACGGGTGTGGTCACTCAACACACTGAATGCCACCCCAAGG GTGGAGGAATCTCTAGCTATGCGGGACAGCAGCGAGAGGCAGGGAGAAGCCTCCAGTCTTGTCTGGACCAGGCCACCCGGGAAATCCCCAGAGCCAggcaccacctcacacctgtctACCTCGGAGCCACCGCTGGCATGAGGCTGCTCAA TATCTCCAGCCCTGTCCAGTCAGCCCAGATCTTAAAAGAAGTGGGTCATACAATCCAGTCGTATCCTTTTCACTACCAGGGGGCAGCCATCTTAAGTGGCCAGGAGGAGGGAGCGTACGGCTGGGTCACTGTCAACTATCTCTTGGAGAACTTCATCAAG TATGGCTTTGTGGGCCATTGGCTGAGCCCAGGCAGACAGACTGTGGGGGCGCTGGACTTTGGTGGGGCTTCCACCCAGATCACCTTTGTGACCAAGGACGAGGTGGAGGACAAGAGGGACAGGATGAAGCTACGTTTGTACGGCCGTGACTActccctgtacacacacagcttCCTGTGCTACGGACGAGACCAGGTCTTCAAACGCCTACTGGCTCACTTGGTGACG gctcaggGTCACACAGGGAAAATGTTGTCCCACCCGTGCTTCCCTGCAGGCTACAACGTCACCATGAAGGTGGGGACATTGTTTGACTCTCCCTGCACGGTGGGCCAGACACCCAGCTCTGGCTACAATCCCCAGGCAGCCCTGTCTGTGGAGGGCAGTGGCGACTACGATCACTGCCTGGGCAACATGACTGAGATCTTCTCCTTCCACAGCTGCCCCTTCTCCCAGTGCTCCTTTGACAAGGTGTTCCAGCCCAATGTCAGTGGCAGCTTCATG GCGTTCTCAGCCTTCTTCTACATTCACCAGTTCCTACAGACTACTACAGGAATCCTTGTCGCCACACCTGCCCAACTGGAAGAGGCAACCCGTGCTGTCTGTAACATGAGCATCAATGAG ATGTTGGTGCTGGCCCCATACCAGAAGCCTCGTCTGCAGGACTTCTGTGCTGCTTCTGTCTTCACCAAGGTGCTCTTCACGAGAGGCTATGGCTTTGACGAGATCTCATTCCCCCGCATTTCATTCCAGAAAAAG GCAGGAGATGCCTCTGTGGGCTGGGCCCTGGGCTACATGCTCAGTTTGAGCAGTCTGCTGCCGGGGGAGAGCATAGGCCTGAGGAAGGCTCTGAAACCTGGAGCCTGGGCGGCCCTGCTCTTCCTCTTCACCCTACTCCTCACCGCCGCCCTGATGTACATCTCCCTGCAAGCCTGCCGCGGGAAGAAGAAACGAAGCAGTGACATTGCCAGCTAA
- the enp2 gene encoding ectonucleoside triphosphate diphosphohydrolase 2 isoform X1, producing MYIYKWPADKQNGTGVVTQHTECHPKGGGISSYAGQQREAGRSLQSCLDQATREIPRARHHLTPVYLGATAGMRLLNISSPVQSAQILKEVGHTIQSYPFHYQGAAILSGQEEGAYGWVTVNYLLENFIKYGFVGHWLSPGRQTVGALDFGGASTQITFVTKDEVEDKRDRMKLRLYGRDYSLYTHSFLCYGRDQVFKRLLAHLVTAQGHTGKMLSHPCFPAGYNVTMKVGTLFDSPCTVGQTPSSGYNPQAALSVEGSGDYDHCLGNMTEIFSFHSCPFSQCSFDKVFQPNVSGSFMAFSAFFYIHQFLQTTTGILVATPAQLEEATRAVCNMSINEMLVLAPYQKPRLQDFCAASVFTKVLFTRGYGFDEISFPRISFQKKAGDASVGWALGYMLSLSSLLPGESIGLRKALKPGAWAALLFLFTLLLTAALMYISLQACRGKKKRSSDIAS from the exons ATGTACATCTACAAGTGGCCGGCAGACAAGCAGAATGGCACGGGTGTGGTCACTCAACACACTGAATGCCACCCCAAGG GTGGAGGAATCTCTAGCTATGCGGGACAGCAGCGAGAGGCAGGGAGAAGCCTCCAGTCTTGTCTGGACCAGGCCACCCGGGAAATCCCCAGAGCCAggcaccacctcacacctgtctACCTCGGAGCCACCGCTGGCATGAGGCTGCTCAA TATCTCCAGCCCTGTCCAGTCAGCCCAGATCTTAAAAGAAGTGGGTCATACAATCCAGTCGTATCCTTTTCACTACCAGGGGGCAGCCATCTTAAGTGGCCAGGAGGAGGGAGCGTACGGCTGGGTCACTGTCAACTATCTCTTGGAGAACTTCATCAAG TATGGCTTTGTGGGCCATTGGCTGAGCCCAGGCAGACAGACTGTGGGGGCGCTGGACTTTGGTGGGGCTTCCACCCAGATCACCTTTGTGACCAAGGACGAGGTGGAGGACAAGAGGGACAGGATGAAGCTACGTTTGTACGGCCGTGACTActccctgtacacacacagcttCCTGTGCTACGGACGAGACCAGGTCTTCAAACGCCTACTGGCTCACTTGGTGACG gctcaggGTCACACAGGGAAAATGTTGTCCCACCCGTGCTTCCCTGCAGGCTACAACGTCACCATGAAGGTGGGGACATTGTTTGACTCTCCCTGCACGGTGGGCCAGACACCCAGCTCTGGCTACAATCCCCAGGCAGCCCTGTCTGTGGAGGGCAGTGGCGACTACGATCACTGCCTGGGCAACATGACTGAGATCTTCTCCTTCCACAGCTGCCCCTTCTCCCAGTGCTCCTTTGACAAGGTGTTCCAGCCCAATGTCAGTGGCAGCTTCATG GCGTTCTCAGCCTTCTTCTACATTCACCAGTTCCTACAGACTACTACAGGAATCCTTGTCGCCACACCTGCCCAACTGGAAGAGGCAACCCGTGCTGTCTGTAACATGAGCATCAATGAG ATGTTGGTGCTGGCCCCATACCAGAAGCCTCGTCTGCAGGACTTCTGTGCTGCTTCTGTCTTCACCAAGGTGCTCTTCACGAGAGGCTATGGCTTTGACGAGATCTCATTCCCCCGCATTTCATTCCAGAAAAAG GCAGGAGATGCCTCTGTGGGCTGGGCCCTGGGCTACATGCTCAGTTTGAGCAGTCTGCTGCCGGGGGAGAGCATAGGCCTGAGGAAGGCTCTGAAACCTGGAGCCTGGGCGGCCCTGCTCTTCCTCTTCACCCTACTCCTCACCGCCGCCCTGATGTACATCTCCCTGCAAGCCTGCCGCGGGAAGAAGAAACGAAGCAGTGACATTGCCAGCTAA